The proteins below are encoded in one region of Candidatus Cloacimonas sp.:
- a CDS encoding CCA tRNA nucleotidyltransferase — protein MTLNELRLFLKELIQDSEFADKSYFAGGCVRDYVLNPAAVIIGDVDICVELSEGGIALARFLQNRLQARELVIHKSFGTASLHYQNLQLEFVATRKEQYFSHSRYPKVEFGTLTDDVLRRDFTINALLISIATGEILDLCGKGLSDLKNGIIRTVKDANLSFTEDPLRMLRALQFALRFNFTIEENTLTAMRKNAPALKILSRKAIERELHKIPESKKSEVKQLIDNLGWEITSLAF, from the coding sequence ATGACCTTGAATGAATTGCGTTTGTTTTTAAAGGAACTTATCCAGGATAGCGAATTTGCCGACAAAAGTTATTTTGCCGGTGGATGCGTGCGGGACTATGTTTTAAACCCCGCTGCCGTTATAATAGGTGATGTAGATATTTGCGTGGAGCTTTCAGAAGGAGGAATTGCCCTTGCCCGTTTTTTGCAGAACCGCTTGCAGGCAAGGGAATTAGTTATCCATAAAAGTTTTGGAACTGCCTCTTTACACTACCAAAACCTGCAACTGGAATTTGTAGCTACCCGGAAAGAACAATATTTTTCCCATAGCCGTTATCCGAAAGTTGAATTTGGAACCTTAACCGATGATGTTCTCAGAAGGGATTTTACAATAAATGCTTTGCTGATTTCTATTGCCACAGGTGAAATTCTGGATTTATGCGGCAAAGGACTAAGCGATTTGAAAAACGGAATAATCCGCACCGTAAAAGATGCGAACCTAAGCTTTACAGAAGACCCTTTACGAATGCTAAGAGCTCTGCAATTTGCCTTGCGCTTCAATTTTACTATTGAAGAAAACACTTTAACCGCAATGCGGAAAAATGCTCCTGCCCTTAAAATTCTTTCCCGTAAAGCCATTGAGCGCGAACTGCATAAAATTCCGGAAAGCAAAAAAAGCGAAGTAAAACAGCTGATTGATAACCTGGGATGGGAAATAACCTCATTAGCGTTTTAA
- the hemW gene encoding radical SAM family heme chaperone HemW: MEQDFPSSALGLYLHLPFCLSRCGYCSFFSVPYRKSALDEYVVYLNKEKALYQRQLECPVATVYFGGGTPSLLIAEQIRQLLSGLNLLPEAEITLEINPLQITEPYLQALNTTPVNRLSIGVQSMNPEELHWLDRHHKPEQIKEKIALCRQFGYRNISLDLIYGLPDSSVPSLQRTVEKYLTLKPEHISCYLLTLDNDCLKAKDKAFLPDDEKQAEQYEYICSRLKQEGYEHYEISNFALSGYASQHNLRYWHSDDYLALGASAAGWISPCRYQNPADLNLYYQGVDKGAAFPQKEELSEQRIVQDYLMMGLRLKEGIALDEFNNRFRFKLPELYGEKIAKLQKIGMLNLTEHNLALTEKALFVSNSVIGDLIL, translated from the coding sequence ATGGAACAGGATTTTCCGTCATCCGCATTAGGATTGTATCTTCATCTTCCATTTTGTCTCAGTCGTTGTGGATATTGCAGCTTTTTCAGTGTGCCTTACCGTAAAAGTGCGCTGGATGAATATGTTGTTTATCTGAACAAGGAAAAAGCCCTTTACCAACGCCAATTAGAATGTCCTGTCGCTACTGTTTATTTTGGTGGTGGAACTCCATCTTTACTAATAGCAGAGCAGATTAGGCAGCTATTAAGCGGCTTGAATTTGCTCCCCGAGGCAGAAATTACCTTGGAAATCAATCCTTTACAAATAACGGAGCCCTATCTTCAAGCACTTAACACAACCCCTGTCAATCGTTTATCCATCGGAGTACAAAGTATGAATCCAGAAGAATTACATTGGTTGGACAGGCATCATAAACCGGAACAAATTAAGGAAAAAATAGCTCTCTGTCGCCAGTTTGGCTATCGGAATATTTCGTTAGACCTTATTTACGGTTTGCCCGATAGTTCTGTCCCATCCTTGCAAAGGACAGTGGAAAAATATCTTACGCTAAAACCGGAACATATTTCCTGCTACTTATTAACTCTGGATAATGATTGTCTGAAAGCGAAAGATAAGGCCTTCTTACCGGATGACGAAAAACAGGCAGAACAATATGAATACATTTGCAGCCGTTTAAAGCAAGAGGGTTATGAGCACTATGAAATTTCCAATTTTGCGCTTTCAGGTTATGCTTCTCAACACAACTTAAGATATTGGCATAGTGATGATTACTTAGCTTTAGGTGCTTCTGCTGCAGGTTGGATTTCCCCCTGCCGTTATCAAAATCCCGCAGACCTGAATCTCTATTATCAAGGCGTAGATAAAGGTGCAGCATTTCCTCAGAAAGAAGAACTTTCCGAACAAAGAATTGTTCAGGACTATCTTATGATGGGTTTGCGTTTGAAGGAAGGCATTGCTCTGGATGAATTTAACAACCGTTTCCGGTTTAAGCTTCCAGAGCTGTATGGAGAAAAGATAGCTAAGCTGCAAAAAATAGGTATGCTGAATTTAACGGAGCATAATTTGGCATTAACTGAAAAGGCATTATTTGTTTCCAACAGCGTTATCGGGGATTTAATTCTATGA